A genomic window from Synechococcus sp. CBW1107 includes:
- the sds gene encoding solanesyl diphosphate synthase, giving the protein MATVAELLQPVENDLETLLSDLRSLIGAGHPILQAAAEHLFSAGGKRIRPGIVLLLSRALSPDGELSSRHRRLAEITEMIHTASLVHDDVVDEASTRRGVDTVHSRFNNRLAVLAGDFLFAQASWHLANLDDLAVVKLLSRVIMDLADGEVRQGLYRYDTGQSFETYLDKSYCKTASLIANSAKASGVLSGLADDRLEDLYRFGRQLGLAFQVVDDILDFTGSDQQLGKPAASDLATGYLTAPVLFALEERPALAGLIERELCEPEDLAQALALVRGCEAIPRSRALAEGFAREAGEALQWLSPSDSRTALLSLPDFVLSRLY; this is encoded by the coding sequence ATGGCCACCGTTGCAGAGCTGCTCCAGCCGGTCGAGAACGACCTGGAAACCCTGCTGAGCGATCTGCGCAGTCTGATCGGAGCGGGGCATCCCATTCTTCAGGCGGCAGCCGAGCACCTGTTCAGTGCTGGAGGCAAGCGGATCCGCCCCGGCATCGTGCTGCTGCTCTCCCGCGCCCTCTCTCCCGACGGCGAACTCTCCAGCCGCCACAGGCGCCTGGCGGAGATCACCGAGATGATCCACACCGCCTCGCTCGTTCACGACGACGTGGTGGACGAGGCCTCCACCAGGCGCGGTGTGGACACGGTGCACAGCCGTTTCAACAATCGCCTGGCGGTGCTCGCCGGTGATTTCCTCTTTGCCCAGGCCAGCTGGCACCTGGCCAACCTCGACGACCTAGCCGTCGTCAAGCTGCTTTCCCGCGTGATCATGGACCTCGCCGATGGCGAGGTGAGGCAGGGCCTCTACCGCTATGACACCGGCCAGAGCTTCGAGACCTATCTCGACAAGAGCTACTGCAAGACGGCCTCCCTGATCGCCAACAGCGCCAAGGCGTCCGGTGTGCTCAGCGGCCTCGCTGACGACCGCCTCGAAGACCTCTACCGCTTCGGGCGCCAGCTCGGCCTTGCCTTCCAGGTGGTCGATGACATTCTCGACTTCACCGGCAGCGACCAGCAGCTCGGCAAGCCCGCCGCCAGCGATCTGGCCACCGGCTATCTCACGGCTCCGGTGCTCTTTGCCCTGGAGGAACGTCCTGCCCTGGCCGGCCTGATTGAACGGGAACTCTGTGAGCCCGAGGACCTCGCCCAGGCCCTGGCCCTGGTGCGGGGCTGCGAAGCGATCCCCCGCTCCAGGGCCCTGGCCGAAGGGTTTGCCCGCGAGGCCGGTGAAGCCCTGCAGTGGCTCAGCCCCTCCGACTCGCGCACAGCCCTGCTCAGCCTTCCCGACTTCGTGCTCAGCCGGCTCTACTGA
- a CDS encoding helix-turn-helix transcriptional regulator has translation MMESIDRNPSVSERASHPAEPCEPADTADPSTVERLPILVSLGRTLAEAREAQGIPLAVLAEQNYLSADRLDALESGDHTRLPERIYLIAQARRVATSLGLDADQLTEPLLEIHLPGVKRTAAPSSAPVARVSLAAPAMAPRDPSSTARLEPARKPRRVGVTWLLAGVAGVVALVVGLALGWKPSQPKATTTTRPPAGAEASTTISPAGKPSQSTSAGKPSQGSLQLSSREPSWLEVRNGEDKELFRGLFTGTGNFSLGSGLKVLAGRPDLITVTTASGESETLGTIEQISWQQFSSSGERQPSQRRSSP, from the coding sequence ATGATGGAGTCCATCGACCGCAACCCCAGCGTGAGCGAGCGCGCGTCCCACCCGGCGGAGCCCTGCGAACCGGCCGACACAGCCGACCCTTCAACCGTGGAGCGTCTACCCATTCTGGTGAGCCTGGGCCGGACGCTCGCTGAAGCCCGGGAAGCCCAGGGCATCCCCCTGGCGGTGCTGGCGGAGCAGAACTACCTCTCCGCCGACCGGCTCGATGCCCTGGAATCTGGCGACCACACGCGGCTGCCCGAGAGGATCTACCTGATTGCCCAGGCCAGACGGGTGGCCACCAGCCTCGGCCTCGACGCCGACCAGCTGACCGAGCCCCTGCTGGAGATCCACCTGCCTGGAGTCAAACGCACGGCCGCACCTTCCTCGGCTCCCGTGGCGAGGGTGAGCCTGGCGGCTCCCGCCATGGCTCCCCGGGACCCCAGCAGCACCGCCCGGCTTGAGCCAGCCCGAAAGCCCCGACGGGTCGGAGTGACCTGGCTGCTGGCAGGCGTTGCCGGCGTGGTGGCCCTCGTGGTGGGCCTGGCCCTGGGGTGGAAGCCAAGCCAGCCCAAGGCCACCACCACGACGCGCCCACCCGCGGGAGCCGAGGCCAGCACAACCATCAGCCCAGCCGGCAAGCCCAGCCAGTCCACCAGTGCCGGCAAGCCCAGCCAGGGAAGCCTTCAGCTCAGCAGCCGTGAACCCAGTTGGCTGGAAGTGCGCAATGGCGAGGACAAGGAGCTGTTCCGGGGTCTGTTCACCGGCACCGGCAATTTTTCTCTGGGGTCAGGACTGAAGGTGCTGGCGGGCCGCCCGGACCTGATCACGGTGACCACCGCCTCTGGCGAGTCCGAGACCCTGGGCACGATCGAGCAGATCAGCTGGCAGCAGTTCTCCAGCAGTGGGGAACGTCAGCCCTCCCAGCGCCGATCCAGCCCCTGA
- a CDS encoding DoxX family protein, with product MRSSRPQLRLSRSGQRHRANPWIEGVARVLLALVFVHALVGKLTNFGAVAGTIAARGLPLAPLLLVLAIALLAVGSALLILGWRQRLGAVLLLVFLVPTTLIFHSELADTADRIQLLKNLAIVAGLLLVANQPPVERRPRLRR from the coding sequence ATGAGGAGCTCCAGGCCCCAGCTGCGCCTCTCCCGCTCTGGCCAGCGCCACCGGGCCAATCCCTGGATTGAGGGGGTGGCCCGAGTGCTGCTCGCCCTGGTGTTCGTGCATGCCCTCGTCGGCAAGCTGACCAACTTCGGCGCGGTGGCCGGCACGATCGCGGCCCGAGGCCTGCCTCTGGCCCCTCTGCTGCTGGTGCTGGCCATCGCGCTGCTGGCGGTGGGATCGGCCCTGCTGATCCTGGGCTGGCGTCAGCGTCTGGGAGCGGTGTTGCTGCTGGTCTTCCTGGTGCCCACCACCCTCATCTTCCACAGCGAGCTGGCTGACACCGCCGACCGCATCCAGCTGCTGAAGAATCTGGCGATCGTGGCGGGTCTGCTGCTGGTGGCCAATCAACCGCCGGTCGAGCGGCGGCCGAGGCTCCGTCGATAG
- a CDS encoding trans-aconitate 2-methyltransferase, translated as MDGAEQAWAYAAADFNASDQAMVDRIALCFGSRLGERILDLGCGPGNITFRLASRYPSSRVVGVDGSGAMLAIALARLDQRRQHQQDSPPCGSVSFVQALLPSSRLQGGYDAVVSNSLLHHLHDPQVLWSTVRQLAAPGAAIYIKDLRRPPDQTTLERLVATHAAGAPPVLRHDYRQSLGAAFTVQEVQDQLRQAGLGQLLVREAEDRYLEVMGRHPA; from the coding sequence ATGGATGGGGCCGAGCAGGCCTGGGCCTATGCCGCTGCCGATTTCAATGCCAGCGACCAGGCGATGGTGGACCGCATCGCCCTCTGTTTCGGTTCCCGGCTCGGAGAGCGGATCCTCGATCTGGGCTGCGGCCCCGGCAACATCACCTTCCGGCTGGCGAGCCGCTACCCCTCCAGCCGGGTGGTGGGAGTGGATGGTTCAGGCGCGATGCTGGCCATCGCCCTCGCCCGCCTGGATCAGCGGAGACAGCACCAGCAGGACTCCCCGCCCTGCGGATCCGTGAGCTTCGTGCAGGCGCTGCTCCCCTCGTCCCGGCTGCAGGGGGGCTACGACGCTGTGGTGAGCAACAGCCTGCTGCATCATCTCCACGATCCCCAGGTTCTCTGGAGCACGGTGCGCCAACTGGCGGCCCCCGGGGCCGCGATCTACATCAAGGATCTGCGCCGCCCCCCCGATCAGACCACCCTCGAGCGGCTGGTGGCCACCCATGCGGCGGGGGCCCCTCCCGTGCTCCGGCACGACTACCGCCAGTCCCTCGGGGCTGCCTTCACGGTTCAGGAGGTGCAGGACCAGCTGCGTCAGGCCGGCCTCGGACAGCTGCTGGTGCGGGAAGCCGAGGATCGCTATCTGGAGGTCATGGGCCGGCACCCGGCATGA
- a CDS encoding MliC family protein: MVGLSLLRAPVLPTPVVLSTLGAGLGSVLLITQAAIAEPAIRADYRCSGPGETLQVTALFFPENPRQVVLIVEEQAVRLPQAPSGSGARYSSLGQEFWVKGREARWIRTHAQAEQPLTCAVVPQGR; encoded by the coding sequence ATGGTCGGCCTTTCGTTGCTACGAGCCCCGGTGCTGCCGACCCCGGTGGTGCTGTCGACCCTGGGAGCTGGCCTGGGAAGCGTGCTGCTGATCACTCAGGCCGCCATCGCCGAACCAGCGATCCGGGCGGACTATCGCTGCAGCGGCCCTGGAGAAACGCTGCAGGTCACGGCCCTGTTCTTCCCCGAGAACCCGCGGCAGGTGGTGCTGATCGTGGAGGAGCAGGCGGTGCGCCTGCCCCAGGCCCCCTCCGGCAGTGGCGCCCGCTACAGCTCCCTGGGCCAGGAGTTCTGGGTGAAGGGCCGGGAAGCGCGCTGGATCCGCACTCACGCACAAGCGGAACAGCCCCTGACCTGTGCGGTCGTTCCCCAGGGCCGCTGA